One stretch of Pantanalinema sp. DNA includes these proteins:
- a CDS encoding erythromycin esterase family protein: MSNGRASRQTTLTHADWVRLSATPLHGFPEDFDPCLDAVGEARIVMLGEASHGTADFYATRARLTRRLISELGFTFVAIEGDWPDAAMVNRFVRGGPGDAREALGGFKRFPIWMWRNTVVLAFVEWLRAWNDKRSFDSRAGFYGLDLYSLHASMEAVLAFLDRVDPAAARVARERYGCFGRFGEDTRQYALNAHFLAASCEAEVVAALTDLRAQRAHYAAATSSDEAFDAELNAVAAANAECYYRQMVLGGATTWNLRDRHMVATLERLLAHLGPDAKAVVWEHNSHIGDFRATYEGDSGHLNVGQLVRERHGANAFSVGFGTYRGTVTAARAWDAAPEFMPVPPAREDSIEAIFHQAGIPAFYLGLRDLARGGAWLCETRPERAIGVVYHPAEERLGNYVPSRLADRYDAYVFHDETLAVEPLDLGAEPPGLETYPSGL, from the coding sequence ATGTCGAACGGAAGAGCTTCACGGCAAACGACCCTCACCCACGCCGACTGGGTACGCCTCAGCGCGACGCCCCTGCACGGCTTCCCCGAGGACTTCGACCCCTGCCTGGACGCGGTGGGCGAGGCGCGGATCGTGATGCTCGGCGAGGCGAGCCACGGCACCGCCGACTTTTACGCCACCCGCGCGCGGCTGACCCGGCGCCTGATCTCGGAGTTGGGCTTCACCTTCGTCGCCATCGAGGGGGACTGGCCCGATGCCGCCATGGTCAATCGCTTCGTGCGCGGCGGTCCGGGGGATGCCCGGGAGGCCCTGGGGGGCTTCAAGCGCTTTCCCATCTGGATGTGGCGCAACACGGTGGTGCTCGCCTTCGTCGAATGGCTCCGCGCCTGGAACGACAAGCGCTCTTTCGATTCGCGCGCGGGGTTCTACGGCCTCGATCTTTACAGCCTCCACGCCTCGATGGAGGCCGTGCTGGCTTTCCTCGATCGGGTGGACCCCGCGGCGGCGCGGGTCGCGCGCGAGCGCTACGGCTGCTTCGGCCGCTTCGGCGAGGACACCCGGCAGTACGCGCTCAACGCGCACTTCCTCGCCGCGTCCTGCGAGGCCGAGGTGGTCGCGGCCCTCACGGACCTGCGGGCGCAGCGCGCGCACTACGCCGCGGCGACCTCGAGCGACGAGGCCTTCGACGCCGAGCTGAACGCGGTGGCTGCGGCCAACGCCGAGTGCTACTACCGCCAGATGGTCCTGGGCGGCGCCACCACCTGGAACCTGCGGGATCGCCACATGGTCGCCACCCTGGAGCGCCTGCTGGCGCACCTGGGGCCCGACGCCAAGGCCGTCGTCTGGGAGCACAACTCCCACATCGGGGACTTCCGGGCGACCTACGAGGGCGACAGCGGCCACCTGAACGTCGGCCAGCTCGTGCGCGAGCGCCACGGCGCCAACGCTTTTTCGGTCGGCTTCGGCACCTACCGGGGCACGGTCACCGCCGCGCGGGCCTGGGACGCCGCGCCGGAGTTCATGCCGGTGCCCCCGGCCCGCGAGGACAGCATCGAGGCCATCTTCCACCAGGCCGGGATTCCTGCCTTCTACCTGGGGCTCAGGGACCTGGCGCGCGGCGGGGCGTGGCTTTGCGAGACGCGCCCCGAGCGCGCCATCGGGGTGGTCTACCACCCTGCCGAGGAGCGCCTCGGCAACTACGTCCCCTCGCGCCTGGCCGATCGCTACGACGCCTACGTCTTCCACGACGAGACCCTCGCGGTCGAGCCCCTGGACCTGGGAGCGGAGCCGCCTGGCCTCGAGACCTACCCCAGCGGCCTGTAG
- a CDS encoding rhodanese-like domain-containing protein has protein sequence MPMPEPHIPRVTIQHVKRLMDGGASFYLMDVRHRPDSTQIKGAIYYDPDDLLAAEHIQLPVPKDLPVFLYCTSLHEGTSAAIARKLLAEGHAHVHPIMGGYGPWRRRKIGYPIERRGQEKASFGSPYRPLG, from the coding sequence ATGCCGATGCCCGAGCCCCACATCCCCCGCGTGACGATCCAGCACGTCAAGCGCCTGATGGACGGCGGGGCTTCCTTCTACCTCATGGACGTCCGGCATCGACCCGACTCGACCCAGATCAAGGGGGCCATCTACTACGACCCGGACGACCTCTTGGCCGCCGAGCACATCCAGCTGCCCGTTCCCAAGGACCTCCCCGTCTTCCTCTACTGCACGTCGCTCCACGAGGGCACCAGCGCCGCGATCGCCCGAAAGCTTCTGGCCGAGGGCCACGCGCACGTCCACCCCATCATGGGGGGCTACGGCCCCTGGCGCCGGCGCAAGATCGGCTACCCCATCGAGCGCCGAGGACAGGAGAAAGCGAGCTTCGGTTCGCCCTACAGGCCGCTGGGGTAG
- a CDS encoding DUF5335 family protein — MATRVIPVDQWLDYLNGISVLKRRAKVSVELKSDAFGDRLVADNLPLLGITPEMKGSEACAVDIEVGSQRAEQADRLTHSVICTTKLVVEEDDASHPREIDICGEDPRTKARVTTVIRFL; from the coding sequence ATGGCGACGCGAGTCATCCCGGTGGATCAGTGGCTGGATTACCTCAACGGCATCAGCGTCCTCAAGCGGCGCGCCAAGGTATCCGTTGAGCTCAAGAGCGACGCGTTCGGCGATCGCCTGGTCGCTGACAACTTGCCGCTGCTCGGGATCACGCCCGAAATGAAGGGCAGCGAGGCCTGCGCGGTGGACATCGAGGTCGGCTCGCAGCGCGCCGAGCAAGCCGACCGCCTGACCCACTCGGTCATCTGCACGACCAAGCTCGTGGTCGAGGAGGACGACGCCAGCCACCCCCGCGAGATCGACATCTGCGGCGAGGACCCCCGGACCAAGGCCAGGGTGACGACCGTCATCCGGTTCCTCTGA
- a CDS encoding alpha/beta family hydrolase: MSDEIGARRREADRPVSIPLDDVTLEGTLALPEQASGVVLFAHGSGSSRHSPRNRYVAEVLRRRGVGTLLMDLLSLEEERVDERTAHLRFDIPLLASRLVGAIDWLRAQPETRFLPVGLFGASTGGGAALVAAAERPEAVRAVVSRGGRPDLAAEALARVQAPTLLIVGGDDDVVIGLNQEAMALMRAERLLRLVPGATHLFEEPGALEAVARLAADWFATHLPRPR, translated from the coding sequence ATGTCCGATGAGATTGGCGCCCGCCGCCGCGAGGCCGATCGCCCCGTCTCGATCCCGCTCGATGACGTGACCCTGGAGGGGACGCTCGCCCTTCCCGAGCAGGCTTCGGGGGTGGTTCTCTTCGCCCACGGCAGCGGCAGCAGCCGCCACAGCCCCCGCAACCGCTACGTGGCCGAGGTGCTGCGGCGCCGGGGGGTGGGCACCCTGCTCATGGACCTTCTCAGCCTCGAGGAGGAGAGGGTGGATGAGCGCACGGCGCACCTGCGCTTCGACATTCCCCTTCTCGCCTCGCGCCTGGTCGGCGCCATCGACTGGCTACGAGCGCAGCCCGAGACCCGCTTTCTGCCCGTGGGCCTCTTCGGGGCGAGCACGGGGGGCGGGGCGGCCCTGGTGGCCGCCGCCGAGCGCCCCGAAGCGGTGAGGGCGGTGGTCTCGCGCGGGGGGCGGCCCGATCTGGCCGCTGAGGCTCTCGCCCGCGTCCAGGCCCCGACCCTGCTCATCGTGGGGGGCGACGACGACGTGGTGATCGGCCTCAACCAGGAGGCCATGGCCCTGATGCGCGCGGAGCGCCTCTTGCGCCTGGTGCCGGGGGCGACCCACCTCTTCGAGGAGCCCGGGGCGCTCGAGGCGGTGGCCAGGCTCGCCGCCGACTGGTTCGCCACCCACCTGCCTCGGCCCCGCTGA
- a CDS encoding alpha/beta hydrolase-fold protein: MTSTTKPRSTSSKRAHPGAQGRLHRTKAFEIPGLAGARPLTLYLPPGYDQAPERRYPVAYMFDGQNLFADEGAYSGGWHLHRTLDARAARGLVVPIVVGIHHGGERRMEELSPWPVEPAKPAFGDAFLDWVVGPLAKMVREDLRTLEGPQHTMVGGSSLGGLLALYAYFRHNAVFGQALSMSPSLWVDEGAIFQYVAKARAGGDPRLYLDCGAKEAKGIVIKHAEWMADLLERKGFVPGYHLMWRPDARGAHNERAWRRRLPRALKFIYG; the protein is encoded by the coding sequence ATGACCTCCACGACCAAGCCGAGATCGACCTCGAGCAAGCGCGCACATCCCGGCGCCCAGGGCCGCCTCCACCGCACCAAGGCCTTCGAGATCCCGGGCCTCGCGGGGGCCCGGCCGCTGACCCTCTACCTGCCGCCCGGCTACGACCAGGCGCCCGAGCGCCGCTACCCGGTGGCCTACATGTTCGACGGGCAGAACCTGTTCGCCGACGAGGGGGCCTACTCGGGCGGCTGGCACCTGCACCGCACCCTCGATGCCCGCGCGGCCCGGGGGCTCGTGGTCCCCATCGTGGTCGGGATCCATCACGGCGGCGAGCGCCGCATGGAGGAGCTCTCCCCCTGGCCCGTCGAGCCCGCGAAGCCCGCTTTTGGCGACGCCTTTCTCGACTGGGTGGTGGGGCCGCTCGCCAAGATGGTGCGCGAGGACCTGCGCACCCTCGAGGGGCCCCAGCACACCATGGTCGGGGGATCCTCGCTCGGCGGCCTGTTGGCCCTGTACGCCTACTTCCGTCACAACGCCGTCTTCGGGCAGGCCCTGTCCATGTCGCCGTCGCTCTGGGTGGACGAGGGGGCGATCTTCCAGTACGTGGCCAAGGCGCGCGCCGGCGGCGACCCGCGCCTCTACCTCGACTGCGGGGCAAAAGAGGCCAAGGGCATCGTCATCAAGCACGCGGAGTGGATGGCGGATCTGCTCGAGCGCAAGGGCTTCGTGCCCGGCTACCACCTGATGTGGCGGCCCGATGCGCGCGGGGCCCACAACGAGCGTGCCTGGCGCCGCCGGCTGCCGAGGGCCCTGAAGTTCATCTATGGCTAA
- a CDS encoding glycogen debranching N-terminal domain-containing protein: MARKRDPRPSERQRRERKQRVLVQRTPSIVRSIADAIVVKDQSLYFLSAPDGNVPLSDEHGYGLYYHDCRFLDGYELKLEGQHASVLASSASEGYQAVFQLSNPDLQGESARLIPKEDLGVQWLRLVSGADRALHDRLTLHNFGPEPYDFSFSLTFRASFEDIFEVRGLVPEQVGRLLDPVWQDGALCLGYAGADGLYRYVTIHFSPAPTRCEGTSAVFRLGLAPETQAEVQVTVALTEARAPVAPVPRPLVPPDFALIHGRLGEAAAAWYQHHANIRSDSLLLDRIMAQSLRDLHTLGSKLEHEAYLSAGVPWYTTLFGRDSLIASLEALAYNPDIAEQTLRLLARHQGRREDAWRDEQPGKILHELRVGELARLKEIPYDPYYGSIDSTPLFLILLGQHAAWTGDLSLFVALKPNVERALSWMADYGDPLGAGCLSYRCASAKGLANQGWKDSGLAIMNADGSPATPPIALVEVQGYVYLAKTLIADLFRRSGDAERAERLIAEAEALRRWFNRAFWDEAMGCYVLALQEGFRPAAVVASNAGQALWSGIADPEKAARVAKRLLAPDMYSGWGIRTLSTLERRFNPIGYHLGTVWPHDNALIAAGFKRYGLDQAAYRVFNGLFEAATHFQHYRVPELFAGYPSVPFAEPIRYPVACHPQAWAAAAIPYLLQTLLGLVPEAFERRLRIVRPVLPDFLQVLELHRLRVANARVDLRFERDRSGVSVRTLKLDGPLEILVQH, from the coding sequence ATGGCGAGGAAGCGAGATCCACGGCCGAGCGAGCGCCAGAGGCGCGAGCGAAAACAGCGGGTCCTGGTCCAGCGGACGCCCTCGATCGTGCGCAGCATCGCCGATGCCATCGTGGTCAAGGACCAGAGCCTCTATTTCCTGAGCGCCCCCGACGGCAACGTCCCGCTGAGCGACGAGCACGGCTACGGCCTCTACTACCACGATTGTCGTTTCCTGGACGGCTACGAGCTGAAGCTCGAGGGGCAACATGCCAGCGTCCTGGCCTCGAGCGCGAGCGAGGGTTATCAGGCCGTCTTCCAGCTGAGCAACCCCGACCTGCAAGGGGAGTCGGCCCGGCTCATCCCGAAGGAGGACCTTGGGGTTCAGTGGCTGCGCCTGGTCTCGGGGGCGGATCGCGCCCTCCACGATCGCCTCACCCTTCACAACTTCGGGCCCGAGCCTTACGACTTCTCGTTCTCGCTCACGTTCCGGGCGAGTTTCGAGGACATCTTCGAGGTGAGGGGCCTCGTCCCCGAGCAAGTGGGACGCCTCCTCGACCCCGTCTGGCAGGACGGCGCGCTGTGTCTCGGGTACGCGGGGGCCGACGGCCTCTACCGCTACGTCACGATTCACTTCTCGCCCGCGCCGACCCGGTGCGAGGGGACCAGCGCCGTGTTTCGCCTGGGCCTTGCGCCCGAGACCCAGGCGGAAGTCCAGGTGACCGTTGCGCTGACGGAGGCGCGCGCGCCGGTCGCCCCGGTCCCCAGGCCGCTGGTTCCCCCTGATTTTGCGCTCATCCACGGCAGGCTCGGCGAGGCGGCGGCGGCGTGGTACCAGCACCACGCCAACATTCGAAGCGACAGCCTCCTGCTGGACCGCATCATGGCCCAGTCCCTGCGGGACCTGCACACGCTTGGCAGCAAGCTCGAGCACGAGGCCTACCTCTCGGCCGGGGTTCCCTGGTACACGACGCTGTTCGGCCGGGACAGCCTGATCGCCTCTCTGGAGGCCCTCGCCTACAACCCCGATATCGCCGAGCAGACGCTTCGCCTCCTGGCCAGGCACCAGGGGCGGCGCGAGGACGCGTGGCGCGACGAGCAGCCCGGCAAGATCCTCCACGAGCTGCGCGTGGGCGAGCTGGCGCGTCTGAAGGAGATCCCCTACGACCCCTACTACGGCTCGATCGATTCCACCCCGCTGTTTCTCATCCTCCTGGGGCAGCACGCCGCCTGGACGGGGGACCTCTCCCTGTTCGTCGCCCTGAAGCCGAACGTCGAGCGGGCCCTGTCCTGGATGGCCGATTACGGCGATCCGCTCGGTGCCGGCTGCCTCTCATACCGCTGCGCCTCGGCCAAGGGGCTCGCGAACCAGGGCTGGAAGGACTCGGGGCTCGCCATCATGAACGCGGATGGCAGCCCGGCGACCCCGCCGATCGCGCTGGTCGAGGTGCAGGGCTACGTCTATCTGGCCAAGACCCTGATCGCTGACCTGTTTCGCCGCTCGGGAGACGCCGAGCGCGCCGAGCGCCTGATCGCCGAGGCCGAGGCCCTGCGCCGCTGGTTCAACCGCGCCTTCTGGGACGAGGCCATGGGGTGCTACGTTCTGGCCCTGCAAGAGGGGTTCAGGCCCGCCGCCGTGGTCGCCTCCAACGCGGGGCAGGCCCTCTGGAGCGGCATCGCCGACCCCGAGAAGGCCGCGCGCGTCGCTAAGAGGCTGCTCGCCCCCGACATGTACAGCGGCTGGGGGATTCGCACGCTCTCCACCCTGGAGCGCCGCTTCAATCCCATCGGTTACCACCTGGGGACCGTCTGGCCCCACGACAACGCCCTGATCGCGGCGGGCTTCAAGCGTTACGGCCTGGACCAGGCGGCCTACCGCGTTTTCAACGGTCTCTTCGAGGCGGCCACCCACTTCCAGCACTACCGGGTTCCCGAGCTTTTCGCGGGGTATCCGAGCGTACCTTTCGCAGAGCCCATCCGCTACCCGGTGGCTTGTCACCCCCAGGCCTGGGCGGCGGCGGCCATCCCCTACTTGCTGCAGACCCTGCTGGGCCTCGTCCCCGAGGCCTTCGAGCGGCGCCTGCGCATCGTGCGCCCCGTGCTGCCCGATTTCCTGCAGGTCCTGGAGCTTCACCGCCTCAGGGTCGCAAACGCCCGCGTCGACCTGCGCTTCGAGCGCGATCGCTCGGGGGTCAGCGTGCGCACCCTCAAGCTCGACGGCCCGCTGGAGATCCTCGTCCAGCACTGA
- a CDS encoding cytochrome c3 family protein encodes MPQLFRRRTNTVARLTLLAVVLLPVAIAGAAYGILQSAYVTGVGVPRAQPVPFSHAHHVGSLGLDCRYCHTSVEQASFAGMPSTETCMTCHSLIWADSPVLAPVRESYARDVPLRWSRVYDLPDYVYFDHRIHVAKGIGCTSCHGRVDEMPLTWKAQNMRMGWCLSCHRAPERHLRPLEAVFDPAWRQPMDQQVQGPVLAKRYHLNVKSLADCSICHR; translated from the coding sequence ATGCCCCAGCTCTTCCGTCGACGCACCAACACCGTTGCACGCCTCACGCTCCTAGCGGTCGTGCTGCTGCCGGTTGCGATCGCCGGCGCCGCCTACGGCATCCTCCAGTCCGCCTACGTCACCGGGGTGGGGGTGCCCCGCGCGCAGCCGGTCCCCTTCAGCCATGCGCACCACGTCGGTTCGCTCGGGCTCGATTGCCGCTACTGCCACACCTCGGTCGAGCAGGCCTCGTTCGCAGGGATGCCTTCCACCGAGACGTGCATGACCTGCCACTCCTTGATCTGGGCGGACAGCCCGGTGCTCGCCCCCGTCCGGGAAAGCTACGCCCGGGACGTCCCCCTCCGGTGGAGCCGGGTCTACGACCTGCCGGACTACGTCTACTTCGACCACCGCATCCACGTGGCAAAGGGGATCGGCTGCACGAGCTGCCACGGCCGGGTGGATGAGATGCCCCTGACCTGGAAGGCCCAGAACATGCGAATGGGCTGGTGCCTTTCGTGCCATCGCGCCCCGGAGCGCCATCTTCGCCCCCTCGAGGCGGTCTTCGATCCCGCCTGGCGGCAGCCGATGGATCAGCAGGTCCAGGGCCCCGTGCTGGCGAAACGCTACCACCTCAACGTGAAGTCCCTCGCGGACTGCTCCATCTGTCATCGATGA